A genomic region of Brevibacillus sp. JNUCC-41 contains the following coding sequences:
- the pepT gene encoding peptidase T: protein MKNEIIERFTSYVKVDTQSNEENPSCPSTPGQLTLANALVKELQSIGMKEVTIDQNGYVMATLPANSNKDVPTIGFLAHVDTATDFTGKDVKPQVVDNYDGNDLTLHEKLDVILSPDDFPSLKNYIGHTLITTDGTTLLGADNKAGIAEIMTAMDYLIQHPEIKHGKIRVAFTPDEEIGRGPHKFDVDAFDAQFAYTVDGGPLGELEYESFNAASAKILIKGTNIHPGTAKGKMVNSAKIAMEFHNELPVAEAPEYTEGYEGFYHLISFHGDVEETKLSYIIRDFDRQKFIERKEYITKVIEDLKEKYGQNRIQLELHDQYFNMKEKIEPVKEIVDIAHEAMEKLDIKPKISPIRGGTDGSQLSYMGLPTPNIFTGGENFHGKYEFISVDNMILATKVIVGIASLFEEKAK, encoded by the coding sequence GTGAAAAATGAAATCATTGAAAGATTCACTTCTTATGTGAAAGTGGATACCCAATCGAATGAGGAAAATCCATCATGCCCCTCTACACCCGGACAGTTGACCTTGGCAAATGCATTGGTCAAGGAACTTCAATCCATTGGGATGAAGGAAGTGACAATTGACCAGAACGGATATGTCATGGCAACATTGCCAGCCAATTCAAATAAGGATGTCCCGACAATCGGTTTCTTGGCCCATGTCGATACAGCAACGGATTTCACTGGAAAAGATGTAAAACCGCAAGTCGTTGACAACTATGATGGCAACGATCTTACTTTACATGAAAAATTGGATGTCATTCTTTCACCTGATGATTTTCCTTCGCTTAAGAACTATATAGGGCATACCTTGATTACAACGGATGGGACAACCCTGTTGGGTGCCGATAATAAGGCTGGAATTGCTGAAATCATGACTGCCATGGATTATTTGATCCAGCATCCGGAAATCAAGCATGGAAAAATCCGGGTTGCTTTTACTCCCGATGAGGAAATCGGCAGGGGGCCCCATAAGTTTGACGTAGATGCTTTTGATGCCCAATTTGCCTACACCGTGGATGGTGGACCACTTGGAGAACTTGAATATGAGAGCTTCAATGCAGCGTCAGCCAAAATCCTGATCAAAGGGACGAATATACACCCTGGTACGGCTAAAGGAAAAATGGTCAACTCCGCTAAAATCGCCATGGAATTCCATAATGAACTCCCAGTGGCAGAAGCACCGGAATATACGGAAGGTTACGAAGGATTTTATCATCTGATTTCTTTTCACGGTGATGTGGAAGAGACCAAGCTTTCTTATATCATCAGGGATTTCGACCGCCAAAAATTCATTGAACGCAAGGAATATATAACAAAAGTAATCGAAGATTTAAAAGAAAAATATGGGCAAAACCGTATTCAGCTTGAATTACACGACCAATACTTCAACATGAAGGAGAAAATCGAGCCCGTGAAGGAAATCGTGGATATTGCCCACGAAGCAATGGAGAAACTCGATATAAAACCGAAAATTTCGCCAATACGCGGTGGTACGGACGGTTCTCAATTATCGTATATGGGCCTGCCAACCCCCAACATCTTCACGGGCGGGGAGAACTTTCATGGTAAATATGAATTTATTTCGGTCGATAATATGATCCTGGCCACCAAGGTGATCGTCGGCATTGCATCGCTTTTTGAAGAAAAAGCAAAGTAG
- a CDS encoding catalase: MTKANENGRIDEQSKQRQLDQYRVDDNGKKMTTNQGLRISEDEHSLKVGTRGPTLMEDFHFREKMTHFDHERIPERIVHARGSGAHGYFQVYEPMGEYTKAKFLQDPSVKTPVFVRYSTVAGSRGSADSVRDVRGFSTKFYTEEGNYDLVGNNIPVFFIQDAIKFPDLIHAVKPEPHNEIPQAASAHDTFWDFVANNEETAHMVMWHLSDRAIPRSFRMMEGFGVHTFRFVNEQGVAHFVKFHWKPVLGVKSLVWDEAQKIAGKNPDFHRQDLWEAIDTGNYPEFEFGVQMIKEEDEFKFDFDILDPTKLWPEEQVPVKIIGKMVLNQNTDNFFAETEQIAFHPGHVVPGIDFSNDPLLQGRLFSYTDTQLSRLGGPNFHELPINRTVAPVHNNQRDGMHRMSINPGQVSYHKNSLAGNSPEPASEGEGGYAHYQEKVDGRKVRQRSESFKDHYSQAKLFWNSMTEVEKEHIIQAFHFEVGKVKSKDVQQQIVEMFSNVDVELAKTIAIGVGVNPPANKSEVKMDLASPALSQEQMKVNTAATRKVAILAADGFNGSEVNQVLESFKSAGITAEIISLNRGVITSSEGQQAEVNQTFLTADSVLFDAVYVAGGQESVDALKASKEPIYFVDEAYNHFKAIGAGKEGAEILSKAGIVSNDPASGIVAVTDKNSGTAFIEAIAKHRHWNRA, encoded by the coding sequence ATGACAAAAGCAAATGAAAACGGAAGAATCGATGAGCAAAGTAAGCAGAGACAGCTGGATCAATATCGAGTGGACGATAATGGGAAAAAGATGACGACTAACCAAGGTTTGCGTATTTCCGAGGATGAGCATTCTTTAAAGGTGGGCACACGTGGTCCAACTTTGATGGAGGACTTTCATTTCCGGGAAAAAATGACTCATTTTGACCATGAGCGTATTCCTGAGCGGATTGTCCATGCCCGTGGATCTGGTGCTCATGGATATTTTCAGGTATATGAACCGATGGGAGAATATACAAAGGCCAAGTTTCTTCAAGACCCTTCAGTCAAGACACCGGTATTCGTTCGTTACTCCACGGTGGCAGGTTCCCGCGGATCGGCAGACTCGGTTCGTGATGTAAGGGGATTTTCGACAAAGTTTTATACGGAGGAAGGAAACTATGATTTGGTCGGAAATAATATTCCGGTATTTTTTATCCAGGATGCCATTAAGTTCCCGGATTTAATTCATGCGGTTAAACCGGAGCCTCATAACGAAATACCTCAGGCTGCGTCTGCCCATGATACTTTTTGGGACTTCGTCGCCAACAATGAAGAAACGGCTCATATGGTCATGTGGCATCTTTCTGATAGGGCCATACCGAGAAGTTTCCGGATGATGGAAGGGTTTGGTGTCCACACATTCCGTTTTGTAAATGAACAAGGCGTGGCCCATTTCGTTAAATTCCATTGGAAGCCTGTACTGGGAGTTAAATCCCTTGTCTGGGATGAGGCACAGAAAATTGCAGGGAAGAATCCTGACTTTCACCGCCAAGATCTTTGGGAAGCGATAGATACCGGAAATTATCCTGAATTTGAATTTGGCGTGCAAATGATTAAGGAGGAAGATGAATTCAAATTCGACTTTGATATCCTTGATCCTACTAAACTATGGCCTGAAGAACAGGTCCCGGTGAAAATAATCGGAAAAATGGTATTGAATCAAAATACGGATAACTTTTTTGCAGAGACGGAACAGATAGCATTCCATCCGGGGCATGTCGTACCGGGCATTGATTTTTCAAATGATCCGCTGCTCCAGGGACGTTTATTCTCATACACCGATACCCAGCTATCCCGATTGGGAGGACCTAATTTCCATGAGCTTCCGATTAATAGGACGGTTGCCCCCGTTCATAATAATCAGCGCGATGGCATGCACCGAATGTCAATAAATCCAGGACAGGTCAGCTACCACAAAAATTCCCTTGCAGGCAACTCCCCCGAACCTGCTTCGGAAGGGGAGGGCGGCTATGCACATTACCAGGAAAAAGTCGATGGCAGGAAGGTCCGACAACGCAGTGAAAGCTTCAAGGATCATTACAGCCAGGCTAAATTATTTTGGAATAGCATGACGGAAGTGGAGAAGGAGCATATTATTCAGGCTTTCCACTTTGAAGTGGGAAAAGTGAAAAGTAAGGACGTTCAGCAGCAAATCGTCGAGATGTTCAGCAATGTAGATGTCGAGCTAGCTAAAACGATCGCCATTGGAGTGGGCGTGAATCCTCCAGCCAATAAAAGCGAGGTCAAAATGGATTTGGCTTCTCCGGCTTTAAGCCAGGAGCAAATGAAAGTGAACACGGCCGCAACAAGGAAAGTGGCAATCTTGGCTGCAGATGGTTTCAACGGGTCAGAGGTTAATCAAGTCTTGGAATCATTTAAATCGGCAGGGATAACGGCTGAAATCATCAGTCTTAATCGTGGAGTGATTACAAGTTCTGAAGGACAGCAGGCCGAGGTGAATCAGACATTCCTGACAGCCGATTCGGTACTTTTCGATGCTGTATATGTGGCAGGAGGCCAGGAGAGTGTCGATGCTTTAAAGGCATCCAAGGAACCAATTTACTTTGTTGATGAAGCCTATAATCATTTCAAAGCGATTGGTGCAGGAAAAGAAGGTGCCGAGATCTTATCGAAGGCAGGCATCGTTTCCAATGATCCAGCTTCAGGCATTGTAGCCGTTACGGATAAGAATAGTGGTACTGCCTTTATCGAGGCAATTGCCAAGCACCGTCACTGGAATCGCGCTTAA
- a CDS encoding DEAD/DEAH box helicase — MNELSFTDYTLSDEIVRALKSLGYQRPTEVQREVIPVALEKKDLVVKSQTGSGKTASFGIPICEMVDWEENKPQALILTPTRELAVQVKEDITNIGRFKRIKATAVYGKHPFALQKAELKQKSHVVVGTPGRVLDHIEKGTFALERLTHLVIDEADEMLNMGFIEQVEAIIKELPKDRVTMLFSATLPESIKKLCKQYMKDPLDIEIKAKGVTTEKIEHALIEVKEDDKFSLLRDVTITENPDSCIIFCRTKDRVDQVCEQLMELEYPCDMIHGGMLQEDRLAVMNEFRRGEFRYLVATDVAARGIDIDNITHVINYDLPMEKESYVHRTGRTGRAGKKGKAITFVTPYEDKFLAEIQEYIGFEIPKMTVPSKEEVSNKKVEFEAKLDARPKIKKDKSEQLNKQIMKLYFNGGKKKKLRAVDFVGTIAKIDGVNAEDIGIITIQDNVSYVEILNEKGPLVLKVMKNTKVKGKLLKVSEAFKK; from the coding sequence ATGAATGAATTGAGTTTTACTGATTATACATTAAGCGATGAAATTGTAAGGGCATTAAAAAGCTTGGGATATCAACGTCCAACAGAAGTACAGCGTGAGGTGATACCAGTGGCGCTGGAAAAAAAGGATCTTGTCGTTAAATCCCAAACGGGAAGTGGCAAGACCGCTTCATTCGGCATACCGATCTGCGAAATGGTCGATTGGGAGGAGAATAAGCCTCAGGCGCTTATTTTAACACCGACACGTGAGTTGGCTGTACAAGTAAAAGAGGATATTACGAATATAGGCAGATTTAAAAGGATAAAGGCTACTGCGGTTTATGGAAAGCATCCTTTCGCACTCCAAAAAGCGGAATTGAAACAAAAGAGCCATGTAGTCGTCGGAACCCCGGGGCGTGTCCTGGATCATATCGAGAAAGGGACATTTGCCTTGGAACGTTTAACTCATTTGGTCATTGATGAAGCCGATGAAATGCTGAATATGGGCTTCATCGAACAAGTGGAAGCCATTATTAAAGAGCTTCCGAAAGATAGAGTAACCATGCTGTTCTCTGCTACGTTACCTGAGAGTATAAAAAAGCTATGCAAGCAATATATGAAAGATCCTTTGGATATTGAAATCAAAGCAAAGGGTGTAACGACGGAGAAAATTGAACATGCTCTTATTGAAGTGAAGGAAGACGATAAGTTTTCCCTGCTTAGAGACGTCACCATCACGGAAAACCCTGATAGCTGCATCATTTTCTGTCGGACGAAGGATAGGGTAGACCAAGTATGTGAACAGCTGATGGAACTGGAATATCCGTGTGATATGATTCACGGCGGTATGCTTCAGGAAGATCGCCTTGCAGTGATGAATGAATTCAGAAGAGGTGAATTCCGCTATTTGGTTGCGACAGATGTTGCTGCCCGTGGAATTGACATCGACAATATAACCCATGTGATTAACTATGACCTGCCAATGGAAAAAGAAAGTTATGTACATCGAACTGGAAGAACGGGCCGTGCTGGTAAAAAAGGAAAAGCCATTACTTTTGTCACGCCGTACGAAGATAAATTCCTTGCTGAGATTCAAGAATATATCGGTTTTGAAATCCCTAAGATGACTGTTCCCTCAAAAGAGGAAGTCTCCAATAAAAAAGTGGAATTCGAAGCGAAACTGGATGCTCGTCCAAAAATCAAAAAAGATAAAAGTGAACAGTTGAATAAACAAATCATGAAGCTGTATTTTAATGGCGGCAAGAAAAAGAAACTCAGGGCAGTAGATTTTGTCGGAACCATCGCAAAGATTGATGGAGTGAATGCAGAGGATATCGGGATCATTACGATCCAGGACAATGTGTCTTATGTGGAAATATTGAATGAAAAGGGACCGCTTGTCCTGAAAGTGATGAAAAATACGAAAGTAAAAGGGAAACTTTTGAAGGTTTCAGAGGCTTTTAAAAAGTAA